One part of the Cyclobacteriaceae bacterium genome encodes these proteins:
- a CDS encoding DUF2723 domain-containing protein, whose protein sequence is MNFQKINNLTGWAIFVITLAVYWITMEETASYWDCGEFIAVSYKLEVPHPPGAPLFLLLGRLFSFLALGDVTKVAYWINFMSVLSGAFASLFTFWSITLFGRKLMKITNPDEHGFDKTLLLMGAGVVGALANTFADSIWFSAVEAEVYAMSSAFTAFVVWAMLKWDVIEDESKANRWLILISYMVGLSIGVHLLNLVTLPALGLIFYFKKYKPTTWGIIATLGVSGLLIIFINDIIIPGLPSLAGNFEVFFVNTLGMFFGSGVIFFSLLIIGALVYGIRYTHVNNKPALNTFLLSTAFILIGYVSYAVVVIRSNYNPPIDENDPSDIMSFVSYLKREQYGSRPLLYGQYFTAQVIDIKEGAPQYRKGKDKYEVAERKISYVYDPNHTTILPRIYSTDRQHQALYRSKLGLKEGQKPTFADNLSFMFSHQIYWMYVRYFMFNFAGRETDEIGGDWLGPNSWFEEVPEMISYNKARNNFFMIPFIIGMIGLVYHYLNDKKNFAVVGLLFVLTGVALVVYLNSPPSEPRERDYIYAGSYYAFCFWIGFGVIAIAQSIGRLIQNQKAAAIAATLIGLTAPAIMAAEGWDDHNRSNRFFSVDSASNYLESCAPNAILFTGGDNDTFPLWYAQEVEGIRTDIRVVVLSYYNTDWYIAQSMRRHYESEPFPYTLTEKHYRQGGYNDGLMYYETGIKSIDLAQYIDLIKKESKNLIHPQYGTTNMVPSKELVLKVDTAHVKSLGIIPDDLKDLLVPEMRLRVKGNSLMKQDLALLDLLLTNNWERPIYVNNTSLEQFNVDLKPFIVIEGNAFRILPIRNPTPQNRLVNTDVAYTNITQKFRFRGLDDPKAFFSLDYRSFVQNHRSTINELAGALIAEDDKERAREILLLGLEKMPDKGVPYDFTNALSVELLMEVGETEKAVEIATVIGNRVDEMASYMIRRGEFNRDLYNNIAVLGELQRVLYKYGEADLAKRFEDAYEKHAAEIQR, encoded by the coding sequence ATGAATTTTCAGAAGATTAATAACCTTACCGGATGGGCCATTTTCGTCATCACCCTGGCGGTGTATTGGATTACCATGGAAGAAACGGCCAGTTACTGGGACTGCGGTGAATTTATTGCCGTATCCTACAAGCTGGAAGTACCCCACCCTCCCGGGGCGCCATTGTTTCTTTTGCTGGGCAGATTGTTTTCCTTTCTGGCATTAGGTGATGTTACCAAGGTGGCCTACTGGATAAACTTCATGAGCGTGCTTTCGGGTGCCTTCGCGTCACTCTTTACCTTTTGGTCGATTACCCTTTTTGGTAGGAAACTTATGAAAATCACCAACCCGGATGAGCACGGTTTTGACAAAACTCTTTTGCTCATGGGTGCTGGTGTTGTTGGCGCGCTGGCCAATACCTTTGCTGATTCCATCTGGTTCTCTGCCGTTGAAGCCGAAGTTTACGCCATGTCATCGGCCTTTACAGCCTTTGTGGTATGGGCCATGCTGAAATGGGATGTTATTGAAGATGAATCAAAAGCTAACCGCTGGCTGATTCTTATCTCCTATATGGTTGGACTTTCCATAGGTGTTCACTTGCTAAACCTGGTGACACTTCCAGCCCTTGGGTTGATTTTCTACTTCAAGAAATATAAACCAACCACGTGGGGAATTATTGCAACCCTTGGCGTAAGCGGATTGCTCATCATCTTCATCAATGATATTATCATTCCGGGTTTACCTTCGCTGGCCGGAAATTTTGAAGTGTTCTTTGTAAACACGTTAGGCATGTTCTTTGGCTCGGGGGTTATCTTCTTCAGCCTGTTAATTATCGGGGCGTTGGTTTACGGTATCCGCTACACCCATGTTAATAACAAACCTGCGTTAAATACTTTCTTGCTCTCCACCGCCTTTATTTTGATAGGATATGTTTCTTACGCGGTGGTGGTAATCCGTTCCAATTACAATCCTCCTATTGACGAGAACGACCCGTCAGACATTATGAGTTTCGTAAGCTACCTGAAACGTGAGCAGTACGGAAGCCGCCCGTTGTTGTATGGTCAGTATTTCACCGCACAGGTTATCGACATCAAAGAAGGAGCGCCTCAATACCGCAAGGGCAAAGACAAATATGAAGTGGCTGAGCGCAAAATTTCGTATGTGTACGATCCTAATCACACCACCATACTGCCGCGTATCTACAGCACCGACAGGCAGCACCAGGCGTTGTACCGATCGAAGCTTGGGTTGAAAGAGGGACAAAAGCCAACCTTTGCCGATAACCTTAGCTTCATGTTTTCGCACCAGATTTACTGGATGTATGTACGCTACTTCATGTTCAATTTTGCCGGTCGTGAAACCGATGAAATTGGTGGCGATTGGTTAGGTCCCAACAGCTGGTTTGAAGAAGTGCCCGAAATGATTTCCTACAACAAAGCGCGGAATAACTTTTTCATGATTCCGTTTATCATCGGCATGATAGGATTGGTTTATCACTACTTAAACGACAAGAAAAACTTTGCTGTTGTTGGATTATTGTTTGTACTCACCGGGGTGGCGTTGGTGGTTTACCTCAACTCACCGCCAAGTGAACCCCGTGAACGCGATTACATCTATGCCGGTTCGTATTATGCGTTTTGTTTCTGGATTGGTTTTGGTGTAATCGCCATCGCGCAAAGCATTGGCAGGCTTATTCAAAATCAAAAAGCAGCAGCCATTGCCGCCACCCTTATCGGCCTTACAGCACCCGCTATTATGGCGGCCGAAGGATGGGATGACCACAATCGTTCAAACCGATTCTTCTCGGTTGACTCAGCCAGCAACTATCTTGAATCATGTGCGCCTAATGCCATACTTTTTACCGGTGGTGATAACGACACCTTCCCGCTCTGGTACGCCCAGGAAGTTGAAGGGATTCGCACAGATATTCGTGTAGTGGTACTAAGCTACTACAACACCGATTGGTACATTGCACAGAGCATGCGCAGGCATTATGAGTCAGAGCCGTTTCCATACACCCTTACCGAAAAGCATTACCGGCAGGGAGGCTATAATGACGGACTGATGTACTATGAAACCGGAATTAAAAGCATCGACCTGGCGCAGTATATTGATTTGATTAAAAAAGAAAGCAAGAATTTAATCCACCCGCAGTACGGAACCACCAACATGGTTCCGTCAAAAGAACTTGTGCTCAAAGTTGATACTGCCCATGTAAAATCGCTGGGTATCATTCCGGATGACCTGAAAGATTTGCTGGTTCCAGAGATGCGGCTTCGGGTAAAGGGCAATAGTTTAATGAAACAGGATTTGGCGTTGCTGGACCTGCTACTCACCAACAATTGGGAACGTCCAATTTACGTGAACAACACTTCGCTTGAACAATTTAATGTTGATCTGAAACCCTTTATCGTTATTGAAGGTAATGCCTTTCGCATTTTACCCATTCGTAATCCTACACCGCAAAACAGATTGGTCAATACAGATGTTGCCTATACAAACATCACACAAAAATTCCGCTTCCGCGGATTGGATGACCCCAAAGCATTTTTCAGTCTGGATTACAGGAGTTTTGTACAAAACCACCGCTCAACGATAAACGAACTTGCCGGAGCCCTGATTGCCGAAGACGACAAAGAACGCGCAAGGGAAATACTGCTTTTAGGGCTTGAGAAAATGCCCGATAAAGGGGTTCCTTACGATTTTACCAATGCCCTGAGCGTAGAATTGCTTATGGAAGTTGGTGAAACCGAAAAGGCCGTTGAAATAGCAACGGTTATTGGCAACCGTGTGGATGAAATGGCGAGTTATATGATCCGCAGAGGAGAATTTAATCGCGACTTGTACAACAACATTGCCGTATTGGGCGAATTACAACGCGTACTTTATAAGTATGGTGAAGCCGACCTTGCCAAACGCTTTGAAGATGCCTACGAAAAGCATGCGGCTGAAATACAACGGTAG
- a CDS encoding type II toxin-antitoxin system HicA family toxin, whose product MKIPRNVSAREFIKSLSKIGYEVSRQKGSHIRLTCSFPKTHHVTIPNHDPIKVGTLSAILADISVNRNQTKEDLIKEIFG is encoded by the coding sequence ATGAAAATTCCCCGCAATGTTTCTGCCCGGGAATTCATCAAATCACTCAGCAAAATTGGTTACGAAGTTAGTAGGCAAAAAGGAAGTCACATCCGCCTGACGTGTTCCTTTCCAAAAACCCATCATGTAACAATTCCTAATCACGATCCTATAAAAGTTGGAACCCTTTCGGCCATTTTAGCCGATATTTCGGTCAATAGAAATCAAACAAAAGAAGATCTTATCAAAGAAATATTTGGTTAA
- a CDS encoding 2-oxoisovalerate dehydrogenase: MKELIFVIEESPEGGYEARALGESIFTEADNLKDLKVNIREAVLTHFDEGKHPRIIRLHFTKEELITL, encoded by the coding sequence ATGAAAGAATTAATCTTTGTTATCGAAGAATCGCCAGAAGGTGGATACGAGGCACGTGCGCTTGGTGAAAGTATTTTTACAGAGGCTGATAATCTTAAAGATCTTAAAGTGAATATCCGGGAGGCTGTGCTGACGCATTTTGATGAAGGCAAGCACCCCCGTATAATCAGACTACATTTCACCAAAGAAGAACTCATCACATTATGA
- a CDS encoding tol-pal system protein YbgF yields MQTQLFGAIIFSLVAGLPLKAQPEVKKDTTIILISDLGVQLQCTEALNDLYNFKFADAEWKFRYLRYKYRWHPLPYFLMGLIEWWKIMPNTKNEAHDKTFMAYMDSTILVAENLFKKHPEYKIEAAFFLSAAYGFKGRLYSDEYRRQWTKAASAGKSALKYLEVSKQGQDLSPELLFGDALFNYFSVWVPENYPSLKPILWFFPKGDKKLGLEQLKEVSYNAFYTRTEAMVWLMRILNNYENDQPRAFQISEYLFETYPDNPVFHRYYARMLYSIGRFAQAEPVSKEILARIDSGMIGYEATSGRYAAFFMGQISEAKRDLNDAKKYYELCVRYAEEIEATESGYYLYSLIALGEIAEKQGNKAEAKKYFNLVKKKSKRKDEAFKDAKRRLKKMEQVD; encoded by the coding sequence ATTCAGACACAACTATTCGGGGCAATCATTTTTAGCTTAGTCGCGGGTTTGCCGTTAAAAGCACAGCCGGAAGTGAAAAAGGATACCACGATTATCCTGATATCCGATCTGGGTGTACAGTTGCAATGTACCGAAGCCCTTAATGACCTCTACAATTTTAAGTTTGCTGATGCCGAGTGGAAGTTCCGGTATTTGAGGTACAAATATCGCTGGCACCCGCTGCCGTATTTTTTAATGGGTCTTATTGAGTGGTGGAAAATTATGCCCAACACAAAAAATGAGGCACATGATAAAACTTTCATGGCCTATATGGATAGTACCATTCTTGTGGCAGAAAATTTATTCAAGAAACATCCGGAGTATAAAATTGAAGCCGCGTTTTTTCTCTCAGCAGCCTATGGTTTTAAAGGCCGATTGTATTCGGATGAATACAGGAGGCAATGGACCAAAGCCGCTTCAGCCGGCAAAAGTGCATTGAAGTACCTGGAGGTTAGCAAGCAAGGACAGGATTTGAGTCCGGAGTTATTGTTTGGTGATGCGCTGTTCAATTATTTTTCAGTGTGGGTACCGGAGAATTATCCTTCACTAAAGCCCATTCTATGGTTCTTTCCCAAAGGCGACAAAAAGCTAGGCCTCGAACAATTGAAGGAAGTTTCCTATAACGCCTTTTACACACGGACCGAGGCTATGGTTTGGCTGATGCGCATTTTAAATAACTACGAAAATGACCAGCCCCGTGCTTTTCAGATAAGCGAATACTTGTTTGAGACATACCCTGACAATCCCGTTTTCCATCGGTATTATGCACGCATGCTTTATTCGATAGGCAGATTTGCGCAGGCTGAACCTGTTAGTAAGGAAATATTAGCACGGATTGACAGCGGTATGATTGGATACGAGGCCACCAGTGGGCGCTATGCAGCTTTTTTTATGGGCCAGATCAGTGAGGCCAAGCGCGATTTGAATGACGCCAAAAAGTATTATGAATTATGTGTTCGCTATGCTGAGGAGATTGAGGCCACCGAATCGGGCTATTATCTTTATTCATTAATTGCCTTGGGCGAGATTGCTGAAAAGCAAGGCAACAAAGCTGAGGCAAAAAAATATTTTAACCTGGTAAAGAAAAAATCAAAGCGGAAAGACGAAGCTTTCAAGGATGCCAAACGCAGGCTGAAGAAAATGGAGCAGGTGGATTGA
- a CDS encoding class I SAM-dependent methyltransferase — MKKFLRVLKPLAPFFEVLLLPITITSIVWFRISRYWGLKSTPLTRALFLKLGMYPVVDHYYDPLFDYRKLHEHQPKARFDFNIKNQLNLISSFSFREELSAMPLNSPDRQSLKFYYENGSFGSGDAEFYYSLIRLIKPKRIIEVGSGFSTRAALAAVEENTKTDLAYTCKITCIEPYEMPWLEQTGVNLLRTKVEELSPEFFDSLESGDILFIDSSHIIRPGGDVVTIILDLLPRLKSGVYVHFHDIFIPDDYPVAWLRDDFRMWNEQYILEAFMINNNLFEVICMMNFLTKNHYEALKKVFPVLEKQPDRVPGSFWIRRK, encoded by the coding sequence ATGAAGAAATTCTTACGCGTATTAAAACCGCTTGCGCCATTTTTTGAGGTTTTGCTGCTGCCCATTACGATCACTTCAATTGTTTGGTTTCGTATTTCAAGGTATTGGGGGTTGAAAAGCACACCCCTTACACGAGCTTTGTTTTTGAAATTAGGAATGTACCCAGTTGTGGATCATTACTACGATCCTCTTTTTGATTACAGGAAACTTCATGAGCATCAGCCAAAAGCCCGATTTGATTTCAATATCAAGAACCAATTGAACCTGATATCAAGCTTTTCCTTTCGTGAAGAACTGAGTGCTATGCCATTGAATAGCCCCGATAGACAATCGTTAAAGTTTTATTACGAAAATGGATCTTTTGGATCGGGTGATGCTGAATTTTATTACTCACTCATTCGGTTGATTAAGCCAAAAAGAATAATTGAGGTTGGCTCTGGGTTTTCAACCCGTGCAGCCCTAGCGGCAGTAGAAGAAAACACCAAAACCGATTTAGCGTATACCTGCAAAATTACCTGCATCGAGCCGTATGAAATGCCTTGGCTGGAGCAAACTGGCGTGAACTTGCTTCGAACCAAAGTGGAAGAACTGTCGCCTGAATTCTTTGATTCATTAGAAAGTGGGGATATCTTATTTATCGATTCTTCGCATATTATTCGCCCCGGGGGTGATGTAGTAACCATAATTCTTGATTTATTACCCCGATTAAAAAGTGGAGTGTATGTACATTTTCATGATATTTTTATTCCTGATGATTATCCGGTAGCATGGTTAAGAGATGATTTCAGGATGTGGAATGAGCAATATATTCTGGAGGCATTTATGATCAATAATAATTTGTTTGAGGTAATTTGCATGATGAATTTCCTTACGAAAAATCATTACGAAGCATTGAAAAAAGTATTTCCTGTATTGGAGAAACAGCCGGATCGTGTGCCGGGATCATTTTGGATAAGAAGGAAATAA
- a CDS encoding glycosyltransferase family 4 protein: MHSFKKITFIAPYSDNIAPSQRFRFEQYFDALKEKGFRFTYFGFIPNKKNRGLYTHKDSLSTLLIICIGFFRRIIQLYSISQSDFVFIHRECAPIAPPFFEWIIKNIFQKKIIYDFDDAIWLSDKIDESIFEKFIRQRNKVKTICKWSYKVSCGNIFLASYARQFNTNVIVNPTTIDTENLHNRSPYPNKKKSNQIIIGWTGSHSTLKYLFEVEEVLYELEKTFPQVTFALIADKQLEMKLERYDFMKWSRETEAYDLSKIDIGIMPLPDDEWSKGKCGFKALQYMAMSIPCVASPIGVNTTIIDHGINGFLASKKEEWLFYLTQLITNEHMRLTFGLEGRKKVETCYSVRSNTDNFLKLFT, from the coding sequence ATGCATTCATTCAAAAAAATTACCTTTATCGCGCCCTACTCTGACAACATTGCACCCTCCCAAAGATTTAGATTTGAACAGTACTTTGATGCTCTAAAAGAGAAGGGATTTCGCTTTACCTATTTTGGTTTTATCCCTAACAAAAAAAATAGGGGACTTTATACCCATAAAGATTCATTGAGTACATTATTGATTATTTGTATAGGATTTTTTCGCAGGATAATTCAATTGTATTCGATTTCACAATCAGACTTTGTATTTATTCACAGGGAATGCGCCCCTATTGCTCCGCCATTCTTTGAGTGGATCATTAAAAATATTTTTCAAAAGAAAATAATTTATGATTTTGATGATGCAATCTGGTTGTCAGATAAAATTGATGAATCAATTTTTGAGAAATTTATACGTCAAAGAAACAAAGTAAAAACAATTTGTAAATGGAGTTATAAAGTGAGCTGCGGCAATATATTTCTCGCAAGCTACGCCAGACAATTCAATACCAATGTTATTGTTAACCCCACCACCATTGATACAGAAAATTTACATAATCGATCCCCGTACCCTAATAAAAAAAAATCAAACCAAATAATTATCGGATGGACCGGATCTCATTCTACACTAAAATACTTGTTTGAGGTAGAGGAGGTTCTATACGAACTTGAAAAGACTTTCCCGCAGGTAACTTTTGCACTTATTGCTGACAAGCAGCTTGAAATGAAATTAGAGAGATATGATTTTATGAAATGGAGTAGAGAAACTGAAGCCTATGATCTTTCCAAAATTGATATAGGAATAATGCCATTGCCAGACGATGAATGGTCGAAAGGAAAATGTGGTTTTAAAGCACTTCAATATATGGCTATGAGCATCCCTTGTGTGGCCTCACCAATAGGCGTCAACACCACTATTATTGATCATGGAATAAATGGCTTTTTGGCATCCAAAAAAGAAGAGTGGCTGTTTTATTTAACTCAACTGATTACCAATGAACATATGCGACTAACGTTTGGGTTGGAGGGGAGAAAAAAGGTCGAGACTTGTTACTCTGTTCGCTCGAATACCGATAATTTCCTCAAACTCTTTACGTAA
- a CDS encoding oligosaccharide flippase family protein, whose amino-acid sequence MQTFKEYLAQVLSRFKTKGSFTQNLAITFSGNVIAQLLGFILTPFIARIYGPEAYGLFSLFIAITNNLSPLTTLQLPGGYVAARNETEFYNLIRLTILAIFTVLILSLLAIFFFAEPLLELFNAEILKPYLYFIPIYFFFMGADNLLLGWNIRSKEFTRGAVAKIFSVVLSKGITLLWGLLVWPSALGIILGNLMLYPVEASVKLSRSIRQNVGRVLFNFSAKDLWVVFKDYKGYPLFITSGVLIGNLSNHLPIYYLSIEFDATAVGLYALASSLVTLPLSIIIMSSTTVFLQKAAEMKSNQPDELKTMVYGLYNNSYYLSLFGLTIFSLLSERIFVFLFGEAWRMGGEFAGYIALGSFFMMAVLPLSVLFRLFNKERVNFTIQVVSLFIKLAGLGLGVYFRSVQISILGYSLATLLVHFITLVYIFKLVDLSTKKIVFHLVLSLAIFLSICWIGI is encoded by the coding sequence ATGCAAACTTTTAAAGAATATCTCGCTCAAGTCCTATCGCGATTTAAGACTAAAGGGTCATTTACGCAAAATCTTGCGATTACATTTTCCGGAAACGTTATTGCTCAACTATTAGGTTTTATCCTAACACCTTTTATTGCTCGAATATATGGGCCTGAAGCTTACGGACTGTTCTCCCTTTTTATCGCAATAACTAATAATTTGTCACCATTAACTACTTTGCAACTCCCGGGAGGATATGTAGCAGCACGAAATGAAACCGAATTTTATAATTTAATCAGGCTAACAATCTTAGCTATATTCACTGTCCTAATATTGTCCTTACTGGCAATATTTTTCTTCGCAGAACCGTTATTAGAACTCTTTAATGCAGAGATACTTAAGCCCTATCTGTACTTTATCCCGATTTATTTTTTCTTTATGGGTGCTGATAATTTACTCTTGGGCTGGAACATAAGAAGTAAGGAATTCACAAGGGGAGCTGTCGCAAAAATTTTTTCAGTTGTACTTAGCAAGGGCATTACCCTGCTTTGGGGTTTGCTGGTTTGGCCATCAGCTTTGGGTATCATTCTGGGTAATTTAATGTTATATCCTGTTGAGGCTTCGGTAAAACTGAGCCGGTCAATTCGACAAAATGTTGGGCGTGTCCTGTTTAACTTTTCGGCCAAAGATCTATGGGTAGTCTTCAAAGACTATAAAGGTTACCCATTGTTTATAACTTCAGGAGTACTAATCGGCAATCTAAGCAATCATTTACCAATTTATTATCTATCCATTGAATTTGATGCTACCGCTGTTGGTTTATATGCCCTTGCCAGTAGTTTAGTCACATTACCGTTATCCATTATCATCATGTCATCAACTACAGTTTTTCTTCAGAAAGCTGCAGAGATGAAAAGTAACCAGCCTGATGAGTTAAAAACAATGGTTTATGGCTTGTATAATAATTCCTATTACTTGAGTCTGTTTGGGCTGACAATTTTTTCCTTGCTGAGCGAAAGAATATTTGTTTTTCTATTTGGGGAGGCCTGGCGAATGGGGGGAGAATTTGCAGGTTATATTGCGTTAGGCTCTTTTTTTATGATGGCTGTATTACCTCTTTCTGTACTATTTAGATTGTTCAATAAAGAGCGTGTCAACTTTACAATCCAAGTAGTTTCGTTGTTCATTAAATTGGCAGGTTTAGGATTGGGAGTTTATTTCCGAAGTGTTCAGATATCTATTTTAGGTTATTCGCTTGCCACCCTATTGGTTCATTTTATAACTTTAGTATACATATTTAAATTAGTAGATCTATCAACGAAAAAAATTGTATTCCACCTGGTACTTTCTTTGGCAATTTTTTTATCAATTTGTTGGATAGGGATATGA
- a CDS encoding class I SAM-dependent methyltransferase gives MKFYRSLHANQHQLTSTTSENRYPELFDEARKALVGHVAVGTKILSYGCSTGEECFSLRRYFPNSRIIGVDINKSNLRIAQSNNDDPNIEFFSSNETNIKTLGPYHAIFCLSVLCRWEDTKLLQNCANVYPFSKYEASIAFLASQIVEGGLLIIYNSNFRFEDTRVFGEFEIIDTPSVSDSGFVVKFDSFNNRVETLHRPCIYRKKYQ, from the coding sequence ATGAAGTTCTACAGAAGCCTGCATGCTAACCAACATCAGCTTACCTCCACCACAAGTGAAAATCGCTACCCGGAATTGTTTGACGAGGCACGTAAGGCATTGGTAGGTCATGTGGCTGTCGGGACAAAAATACTTTCGTATGGTTGCTCAACCGGTGAAGAATGCTTCTCTCTCAGGCGGTATTTTCCCAACAGCAGGATTATAGGTGTCGACATCAATAAATCGAATTTACGAATCGCGCAAAGCAACAATGATGATCCGAATATTGAGTTCTTCTCAAGTAATGAAACAAATATTAAGACATTAGGTCCATACCACGCAATTTTTTGTCTCTCAGTATTGTGCAGATGGGAGGACACAAAACTTTTGCAGAACTGTGCAAACGTCTATCCCTTTTCTAAATACGAAGCCAGTATAGCATTTTTGGCTAGTCAAATTGTAGAGGGTGGGTTGTTGATTATTTATAATAGTAACTTCAGGTTCGAAGATACACGAGTGTTCGGTGAATTTGAAATTATTGATACACCCTCCGTCTCAGACAGTGGTTTTGTAGTGAAGTTTGATTCGTTTAACAATCGGGTAGAGACGCTACATCGACCTTGCATTTACCGTAAAAAGTATCAATGA